In Mesorhizobium sp. M9A.F.Ca.ET.002.03.1.2, the DNA window CCGCGCAGATAGAGCGCACAGGTCGTGCGCAACATCGACGCGAAGTTCGGAATCTGGCCATTGATCTCGATAGCCTCGTCATAGAGCTTCGAGATGAATTTCGGCGTCGTCAAACCCTGGCTGTCGGCGATCTCGTCGAGCAAGGCCCAGAACGTCGCCTCGAGCTGGATGCTGGTCGAGTGCCCGTCGATGCGGATCGATCGGTTGATCTGTCGATAGCCCTCCGGATCCTGCCCGGCAAAAACCCTGCACATCGTTACCTCCCGTTCTTATTGGTCTTGGCCGTTCTTGTTGATTTTGGGCGCAAAACAGCAGCGATTCGCGCCTTTGAGCAATGCCTATCGTGTCCAATTATCTTCGGCCGGAAAGCGGAAAACAGCAATCGGACTTTCGTCCTTAGGCGGTCTCCTGTCCCATTGTCGGATTTGCGCGTGGTAATCGGCTGCCACCACCTTTGCCGCGACCCGCGCATAATCACGCAGACGCGCATAAGCGCTGCTGCAACGGAGTGTCATTTGGCAAAGGCGATCCACACCATGATCCGGGTTCTGGACGAGGCCCGGTCCGTCGACTTCTACCGGAGAGCCTTTGGGCTGGACGTCGCTGAACGGCTCGATTTCGAGACCTTTACACTCGTCTATTTGAGCAATGCCGACGCGGAGTTCGAAGTCGAGCTCACCGTCAACAAGGGCCGGCAGGAGCCTTATGCGCTCGGCGACGGCTACGGCCACCTCGCGGTTTCGGTCGCCGATCTGGACAGCGAACACGACCGGCTTGGTGCGCTTGGCCTGAACCCGAAGAAGATCGTCGAGTTCAACCGCGACGGAGCGCTGCTCGCGCGCTTCTTCTTCATCGAGGATCCCGACGGCTACAAAATCGAGGTTCTGCAGCGCCAGGGCCGGTTCAAATAGGGGGACATTACGGCCGCGCCGGCCAGCGCGGCGCCAGCCACGGCACCTTCGGGTGCATATAGCAAGCAAGGGAGGAACAAATGGTCACCATCTATGAGAGAAAGCTCGGGGAGAGAAAGCCCGGGCTATCGCGGCGCGAGCTTCTGAAGCGCGGCGGTGTCGGCGCGTTGCTGGTCATTTCGGGCAGTGCCGTCATCAGCCCGGAACATGCCTGGGGTCTCGAAACATCCGCGCTCAAGCCCGAAACCATGGCAACCTTGATCCAGATGGCGCGTGACATCTACCCGCACGACCAAGTGCCTGACAAATATTACGCAATCGCTGTCAAGGCGCATGACGAGCAGGCCGGCAAGGACCCTGCCCATAAGGACCTCATCGAAAACGGCATCGCCGATCTCGACTTGAAGTCGGGCAAGGACGGCTACACCGGTCTCGGCTGGGAGGAGCAGCGCGTTGCTGCGCTGAGACAGATCGAGGACACGCCGTTCTTCCAGGCAATCCGCGGCGGGCTTGTCGTCGGCCTCTACAACCAGAAAGAGGTCTGGCCGATCTTCGGCTACGAGGGCGAGTCCTACTCCAAGGGCGGCTACATGGCGCGTGGGTTCGACGACATCGAGTGGCTCTGAGCCCCGTCATACCAACCGCGTACAATAAACATCATGGGAGGAAACCATGGCAGCACCATTTGATCTCAAGAACGATGGCGTGGTCGTCATCATCGGCTCGGGCGCCGGCGGCGGCACGCTCGGCAACGAACTTGCCCAGAAGGGCATCGATGTCGTCATCCTGGAGGCGGGCGGGCGTCACGAATACGAGGATTTCATCAACGACGAGTGGGATTCATTCGCCCAGCTCGCCTGGACGGACAAGCGCACGACCTCGGGCGACTGGCGGGTGGCGAAGGATTTCCCCAACCTGCCGGCGTGGATCGTCAAGGCTGTCGGCGGCTCGACCACGCACTGGGCGGGCGCATCGCTGCGGTTCCAGGAGCACGAATTCAAAACGCTTTCGACCTACGGAAAACTGGAAGGCGCAAACCTGCTCGATTGGCCGATCACGCTTGCCGACCTGGAGCCCTACTACGCAAAGGCCGAAGACAAGCTGGGCGTGACGCTCACCAACAACATCCCAGGACTTCCCGGCAACAACAACTTCAAGGTGATGAAGGCCGGCGCCGACAAGCTCGGCTACAAGGAGTGCCACACCGGCCGGATGGCGATCAATTCCGAGCCGCGTGACGACCGCAATGCCTGCCAGCAGACCGGCTTCTGCTTCCAAGGCTGCAAATGGGGCGCCAAATGGTCGACGCTGTATACCGAAATCCCCAAGGGCGAGGCGACCGGCCACCTCGAGGTCAGGCCAAATGCCATGGCGATCAAGATCAACCACGATGCGTCAGGCAAGGTGACCGGCGTCGTCTATGCCGACAAGGACGGCAAGCTGCAGGAACAGAAGGCCCGCATCGTTGCCGTCGCCGGAAACTCGATCGAGAGCCCGCGGCTGCTGCTCAACTCGGCATCGAGCCAGTTTCCCGACGGTCTCGCCAATTCGTCGGGGCAGGTGGGCAAGAACTATATGCGCCACACCACGGGCTCGGTCTACGGCGTCTTCGACAAGCCGGTGCATATGTATCGCGGCACCACCATGGCGGGGATCATCCGCGACGAAGCACGCAACGATCCTTCGCGCGGCTTCGTCGGCGGCTACGAACTCGAGACGCTCTCGCTCGGCCTGCCGTTCATGGCCGCCTTCCTCAATCCCGGCGGTTGGGGACGTTCCTTTACCACGGCGCTGGATCACTACGACCATATGGCCGGCATGTGGATCGTCGGAGAAGACATGCCGCGCGAGGAAAATCGCATCACGCTGCATGCCGATATGAAGGACGAGCACGGCATGCCGGTGGCGGACGTGCATTTCGACGACCATGCCAACGACACGGCGATGCGCGACCACGCCTACAGCCGAGGTTCGGCGCTTTACGCAGCGGTGGGCGCAACGCGGACCTTCCCGACGCCGCCCTATCCATCGACCCACAATCTCGGTACCAACCGGATGAGCGAAAAGGCGGCCGACGGCGTCGTCAACAAGCATGGCCAGACGCACGACATCAAGAACCTGTTCGTGTCGGACGGCAGCCAGTTCACCACTGGGGGCGCCGAAAATCCGACATTGACGATCGTGTCGCTGGCGATCCGCCAGGCCGACTATATCGCCGAACAGATGTCGGCGAAGAGCATTTAGCCATATCCTCCCGACTGCCTGCGGTGCGGAACCCAGCAAGGTTCCGCGCCGGTTTTTTTCGCCATCTCAACGTTTTGTGCAGGTCGAGGCGGTGAAGGCGCCGTCAGGCTGCTTCATGATGATGTCGAAGGAGGGCCTGGTTTGACCGTCCAGGGTGGCCTGCGTCAGCGAGATTGAGTTGCCGCCTGCCGTATAGCCGCCTAGCGGGCCCAACCAGGTGATCTCGCCATTAGCATCCATCTGATAGTTGTAGCCCTGTTGAACGGTTCCGAAGGTCACTGGGCCGCTATAGATATTTCCCTTGATGGTGATGTCGCCGAGGCTAAGGAACATGCCAAGCAGATAGACCTCGCAATGATAGGTCCCGTCCGGCAGTTTGCCGTCGGTGAAGTCTGCGCGTGCGCCTCCGGCGGTCGCGACCGAAAGCAAGATGCTGAAAATAAAAGGAATCCTGAAAGCCATGGCGTCGCTCGCGTGAGATGCGAGCTTGCCCCATTTCCCCGCGGCACTGCAACATTTGTCGTTTGCCGTCTTCGGCATGTGCCAAGGCTCAAAATTTAAGCACCGAACGAGATCTGGGCAAAATCTAGGCAAGGGTGCGTAATTTTTTCTCAATCAGACTTTGAGGGGCGCCGTCCATATTCGGCGGCTAATATATTAACCGGCTGATAGGGCTAGGAAAACTCAGTGCGCTTACCCTTGCTCCCGCGGTTGGCACAGCCGTTGCATGGTCTGTTTGCGATGCGATCAACCAGCTTGGGAGTTTGAATATGAGGGGCAGTTTCTCGACAATAACAAAGGCGTTTTCGGCAAGCGTGGTGGCCGCCGGCCTGCTGATGAGCGTCCCAGCCAAGGCGGCTGAGGACACGATCAAGGTGGGTATTCTCCATTCGCTGTCGGGGACCATGGCGATTTCGGAGACGACGCTGAAGGACGCCATGCTGATGCTCATCGAGGAGCAGAACGCCAAGGGCGGCCTGCTCGGCAAGAAACTCGAAGCGGTCGTCGTCGACCCGGCGTCCAACTGGCCGCTGTTCGCCGAAAAGGCTCGTGAGCTGATCTCCAAGGACAAGGTCGCGGCGGTGTTCGGTTGTTGGACCTCCGTGTCCCGCAAGTCGGTGCTGCCGGTGTTCAGCGAACTCGACAACATCCTGTTCTATCCCGTCCAGTATGAGGGCGAGGAGAGCGAGCGCAATGTGTTCTACACCGGTGCGGCGCCGAACCAGCAGGCTATTCCCGCCGTCGACTATCTGATGAGCGAAGACGGCGGTTCGGTGAAACGCTGGGTGCTTGAAGGCACCGACTACGTCTACCCGCGCACCACCAACAAGATTCTCGAGGCCTATCTGAAGGCCAAGGGCGTCGCCGCCGAAGACATCATGGTCAACTACACACCGTTCGGCTTCTCCGACTGGCAGACCGAAGTCTCGGCGATCAAGAAATTCGGCTCGGCCGGCAAGAAGACCGCCGTCGTCTCGACGGTCAATGGCGACGCCAACGTGCCGTTCTACAAGGAGCTCGGCAACCAGGGCATCAAGGCGGAGGACATTCCGGTCATGGCCTTCTCGGTCGGCGAGGAAGAGCTTGCCGGCCTCGATACCGGTCCTCTGGTCGGTCACCTTGCCGCCTGGAACTATTTCCAGAGCGTCGATACGCCCGAGAACGAGAAGTTCATCGCCGACTGGCACAAGTTCATTAAGAACGACAAGCGCACCACCAACGACCCGATGGAAGCCCACTATGTCGGCTTCAACATGTGGGTGAAGGCGGTCGAGAAGGCCGGCACCACCGATCCCGAAAAGGTCATCGATGCCGTGATCGGCGTCTCGGTGCCGAACCTGACCGGTGGTTATTCGACCATGATGCCGAACCACCACATCACCAAGCCGGTGCTGATCGGCGAAATCCAGGCCGACGGCCAGTTCGAGACCGTCTCGCAGACGCCTGGCCTGGTGATGGGCGACGAGTGGTCCGACTTTCTGCCTGATTCGAAGGACCTGATCTCCGATTGGCGCGCGCCTCTGTCCTGCGGCAACTTCAATGTCGCCACCGGCAAGTGCGGCGGCAAGGGAACCAACTGATCCTCCCGGGTCTGACCGGTCGTGAATTCTCCACGACCCAGACCGCGTAGCGTCCGGGCGAACTCATCCTCTCCTCCAGTCCGCCCGGACGCGAATTTCAACTCTTCAAGAGACGCCAGAAACCGATGATCTTCATCCGCGCGATTGGCCTGACGCTGCTCCTTCTCCTGGGGATGCTGTTGCAGTCGAACGCCGCCGAAGCCGATCTGCGCGCCATCATCGCCAAATTTGCCTCTGCCTCGAATTTCTCGGCGATCGAAGCTGTCGTGCACGAGCTCGCGGCCACCGGCGACCGTGTCGTCGAACGCCCGCTTGCCGCGCTTGCCGAAGGTCGTCTTTACGTCCGCAAGGCCGATTCCCTGGTTTTCGTCGGCAAGGAGGGCGGCGCCGGCATTGAACTGCTCGACCCGCTGAGCGGTGCAAAGTCCGGCGACGCGGCCAAGGGCGACATCACCAAGGTCAAGGTCAACAACACGCTGCGCCGCGCCATCCGCGATGCGCTGGGCACGCTGACGCTCGGCGCGAAAGATCCGGCCGCGCGCATTGCCGCCGCCGACACCATGTTCAAGACGCCCGATGCCGCAAACATCGAGCCGCTCGATGCCGCGATCGCCAATGAGACCGTGGCAAGCGTCAAGGCGCTGCTCGAACAGGCCCGCGCCGCATCGGTTCTCGTTTCCGACGGGCCGGAGGCCGACAAACTGGCGGCGATCGCCCTGATCGGCGCGCGCGGCGACCGCGACGCGCTGTCCCTGCTGACCTCCGTCGAGGCCAATTCCGACAGCACGGTCAAGGACGCGGCGACGGCGGCGATGGCCAGGATCAATTCGACTTTGGCGCTATGGGATGCGGGCCAGAACGTCTGGTACGGCATCTCGCTCGGGTCGGTGCTGCTGCTGGCGGCGATCGGCCTCGCCATCACCTTCGGCGTCATGGGCGTCATCAACATGGCGCATGGCGAAATGGTCATGCTCGGCGCCTACACCACCTTTGTCGTGCAGGAAGTGATCCGCAGTTCGTTTCCCGGCCTGTTCGACTGGTCGCTGGTCATCGCGCTGCCGCTCGCCTTCCTCGTTGCGGCGCTCGTCGGTCTTGTCATCGAGCGCGGCGTCATCCGTTTCCTCTACGGCCGGCCGCTGGAGACGCTGCTGGCGACATGGGGTGTCTCGCTGATCCTGCAACAGGCGGTGCGCACCATCTTCGGGCCGACAAACCAGGAGGTCGGCAATCCGTCGTGGATGTCCGGTTCGTTCGATATCGGCCAGCTTGCCGTGACCTGGAACCGACTCTGGATCCTTGTCTTCTCGCTCTGCGTGTTCGCGGTGCTGCTTTATGTGATGAAGCGCACACCCTGGGGCCTGCAGATGCGCGCCGTCACTGCCAACCGCCGCATGGCCGCCTCCATGGGCATCAGGACGCCGTGGGTCGACGCGCTGACCTTCGCGCTGGGTTCCGGCATCGCCGGCATTGCCGGTGTCGCGCTCAGCCAGATCGACAACGTCTCGCCCAATCTCGGCCGGGGCTATATCATCGACAGCTTCATGGTCGTCGTCTTCGGCGGCGTCGGCAATCTCTGGGGCACGCTGGTCGGCGCCTTCTCGCTCGGCATCGTCAACAAGTTCCTCGAACCCTATGCCGGGGCGGTCCTCGGCAAGATCGTCGTCCTGGTCCTCATCATCCTGTTCATCCAGAAACGTCCGCGCGGCCTGTTCGCGCTGAAGGGCAGGGCGGTGGAAGCATGATTACGGGAC includes these proteins:
- a CDS encoding ribbon-helix-helix domain-containing protein, producing MCRVFAGQDPEGYRQINRSIRIDGHSTSIQLEATFWALLDEIADSQGLTTPKFISKLYDEAIEINGQIPNFASMLRTTCALYLRGHRPGIEEHTAQKRQAA
- a CDS encoding VOC family protein; translated protein: MAKAIHTMIRVLDEARSVDFYRRAFGLDVAERLDFETFTLVYLSNADAEFEVELTVNKGRQEPYALGDGYGHLAVSVADLDSEHDRLGALGLNPKKIVEFNRDGALLARFFFIEDPDGYKIEVLQRQGRFK
- a CDS encoding gluconate 2-dehydrogenase subunit 3 family protein — its product is MVTIYERKLGERKPGLSRRELLKRGGVGALLVISGSAVISPEHAWGLETSALKPETMATLIQMARDIYPHDQVPDKYYAIAVKAHDEQAGKDPAHKDLIENGIADLDLKSGKDGYTGLGWEEQRVAALRQIEDTPFFQAIRGGLVVGLYNQKEVWPIFGYEGESYSKGGYMARGFDDIEWL
- a CDS encoding GMC family oxidoreductase; the encoded protein is MAAPFDLKNDGVVVIIGSGAGGGTLGNELAQKGIDVVILEAGGRHEYEDFINDEWDSFAQLAWTDKRTTSGDWRVAKDFPNLPAWIVKAVGGSTTHWAGASLRFQEHEFKTLSTYGKLEGANLLDWPITLADLEPYYAKAEDKLGVTLTNNIPGLPGNNNFKVMKAGADKLGYKECHTGRMAINSEPRDDRNACQQTGFCFQGCKWGAKWSTLYTEIPKGEATGHLEVRPNAMAIKINHDASGKVTGVVYADKDGKLQEQKARIVAVAGNSIESPRLLLNSASSQFPDGLANSSGQVGKNYMRHTTGSVYGVFDKPVHMYRGTTMAGIIRDEARNDPSRGFVGGYELETLSLGLPFMAAFLNPGGWGRSFTTALDHYDHMAGMWIVGEDMPREENRITLHADMKDEHGMPVADVHFDDHANDTAMRDHAYSRGSALYAAVGATRTFPTPPYPSTHNLGTNRMSEKAADGVVNKHGQTHDIKNLFVSDGSQFTTGGAENPTLTIVSLAIRQADYIAEQMSAKSI
- the urtA gene encoding urea ABC transporter substrate-binding protein, encoding MRGSFSTITKAFSASVVAAGLLMSVPAKAAEDTIKVGILHSLSGTMAISETTLKDAMLMLIEEQNAKGGLLGKKLEAVVVDPASNWPLFAEKARELISKDKVAAVFGCWTSVSRKSVLPVFSELDNILFYPVQYEGEESERNVFYTGAAPNQQAIPAVDYLMSEDGGSVKRWVLEGTDYVYPRTTNKILEAYLKAKGVAAEDIMVNYTPFGFSDWQTEVSAIKKFGSAGKKTAVVSTVNGDANVPFYKELGNQGIKAEDIPVMAFSVGEEELAGLDTGPLVGHLAAWNYFQSVDTPENEKFIADWHKFIKNDKRTTNDPMEAHYVGFNMWVKAVEKAGTTDPEKVIDAVIGVSVPNLTGGYSTMMPNHHITKPVLIGEIQADGQFETVSQTPGLVMGDEWSDFLPDSKDLISDWRAPLSCGNFNVATGKCGGKGTN
- the urtB gene encoding urea ABC transporter permease subunit UrtB; translation: MIFIRAIGLTLLLLLGMLLQSNAAEADLRAIIAKFASASNFSAIEAVVHELAATGDRVVERPLAALAEGRLYVRKADSLVFVGKEGGAGIELLDPLSGAKSGDAAKGDITKVKVNNTLRRAIRDALGTLTLGAKDPAARIAAADTMFKTPDAANIEPLDAAIANETVASVKALLEQARAASVLVSDGPEADKLAAIALIGARGDRDALSLLTSVEANSDSTVKDAATAAMARINSTLALWDAGQNVWYGISLGSVLLLAAIGLAITFGVMGVINMAHGEMVMLGAYTTFVVQEVIRSSFPGLFDWSLVIALPLAFLVAALVGLVIERGVIRFLYGRPLETLLATWGVSLILQQAVRTIFGPTNQEVGNPSWMSGSFDIGQLAVTWNRLWILVFSLCVFAVLLYVMKRTPWGLQMRAVTANRRMAASMGIRTPWVDALTFALGSGIAGIAGVALSQIDNVSPNLGRGYIIDSFMVVVFGGVGNLWGTLVGAFSLGIVNKFLEPYAGAVLGKIVVLVLIILFIQKRPRGLFALKGRAVEA